The nucleotide window AAATATAGTTAGCATACCTAATAGTCTGTCATTATTAGAAAAGAGCAATTTTATTATTTCTAAAATTTTGGATTTAAGCATAAAGTAAATAATGAATAAAAAAGAAATGAAAAATAATTGAAATTTAGAAATTTTATTGGAGAATAAAAGTTTAGAAGAGTGACTTAAAAATTATTTTGAGATGCAGCAAAATATCTTAGAGCTTTACAAAGGAGGAATTTTTCAAGATCTTGAAAAATTAATTAAATTTCATCATTTAGAAAGAGAATATGATATTCTCTCCAACAGAATAAAAACATATATTAATAATCATCAAAATACTGATCAATTTAATAACAAGTGATTTGCACTTGAACAAGAATTGTTACATAAATCAATTCCTTTTGCTCAACAATTGACTGATTTTATGGAAAAGGCTATTAAAAATAAAAAAATAATTCTAACTTATTTAGAAGATCCAAGATTTTTTTGTTTTAAGAGATATTATGAAAACATTTTTAGATACCAAAAACATAGATTAGCTCCTAAATTAGCTAAATTTGAATTAACTTTTGCTCCGTTATCTTCCTCTTATTATGAAGTTTTTAATATTCTTTCAGAAAAAGAATTCAAATTAACTGGCGTATTAGACCAAAAAGGGGAAGAAAAAACTATTTCTGTTTATCCAGAATATATTAAGTACATGAGAGAAGAAGATAGAGTTTTGAGAAAAAATTTGTATCACAAATATACTGAATTTTCTTTTTCTAGAAGAGATAGTTTTTCTAGATTACTCTATTATCATTTTTTGTCTGCTAATATTGAATCTAAAAATATTTCTTTCAAAAAGGGATTTGTAGATAGCGCAATATACAGTGATGAAATTAGTAGAAAATTTTTATCCATTCTGTATAAAAATACTAAAAAAATTCAATCAGAGGTATTTAAATTTAGAGAATTGAGAAAAAAAATAATTATGAAAGTTTACAATCTTCCGGATTTTCAAGATTGAGATTCTTATCTTGAATTAAAAGATGAGGGAGAAAGTAAAAAATATTCTATTGAAGAGGCTAAGCAAATAGTATTAGACTCATTATCTGTTTTAGGAGATAAATATATTGAATTTTTAAAAACTATTTTTAAAAATCAATGAATTGATTGATTGCCTAGAAATGGAAAAAATAGCGGAGCTTATTTTTCTGGTGGATCTTATAAATTGCCAGGAAAATTTATTCTTCTAAATTACAATGAATATTTCGATGATGTCTTAACTTTGGCACATGAATTGGGACATGCCATTCATGAAATGCAAATAGATACTAAAGATACTTTTTATTATTCTCCAACTATATTTACTGCAGAAATTCCTTCTATTTTAAATGAACTTTTAATGAATTATTATTTTTTAAAAATCTTTAAAAAAGAAGGAAATAAATTTAAGATGCTTCAAATATATGATCATTTATTAAATACTTTTGTAAGTACTGCAGTTATTCAATTAATATATAGTGAATGAGAGTTTTTAATTAATGAAAAAATAGCTAATAATCAATCAATTGATTCAGAAGTGGAAATGGATTCTTATTCTGAACTTATCAATCTTTATACTGGAAAGAAAATCACTAAAAATATTGAAGATTTAAGTTGACAATCTTTATCAAAAATATTTTTAATTCCCCATTTCTATAGTGGGGAATTCTATTTATATAAATATGCAGTAGGTCTTTTTACCTCTCTAATATTTTCCAAAAAAATATTAGAAGGAGATGAAAATTCTAGAGAAAAATCCAAAAAAGATTATTTTGATTTTTTGGCTTCAGGAAATTCTCTTTCAAATCTTGATAGCTTGAAATTATTATCCATTTCTCTAGAAAGTCAAGAAAGTTGAAAGATAATTAGTGAAACTTTTAAAACTTGATTAAAAGAATATTCTGAATTAGCTAAAGAATTGTATGGAATTTCTTAATTAAGTTTTTAATTTCATATTATTTGATTTATTAATAGAAATAATTAAGGAGACTGAAAGTCTCCTTTTTTTAAAGACTTTAAAAAATGAGTAATAAAAAAGAAGAAATTTCAAGAGATCATCTTTCTTGTTGTGATCATAGAGCAGTAGGGAGAGCCAAAAATCTATTTTATTGTGCTGAAGAAGTAGGTTCAGGCTTTTATCTTTGATCTTCTGAAGGTTATAAATTAAGGGAAATAATTAAAAAATATATTAATGATTTTCAGAGAGAAATTTGTGAAATCAATTTAGTACAAACTCCTATTTTAGGGAAAGCTGAAATGTACCAAAAAACTGGTCATTTACCTTTGTACGACGAAAATATTTTTCCAATTATGGAAAAAGAAGGTAATCAGTGAATTTTGAGGCCAATGACTTGCCCACACCATATATTACTTGCCAAAGAAATAATTAAAAGTTATAAACAATTACCTTATTTAATGGGAGAAAATTCTTGTTTACATAGATATGAATATTCAGGTGGATTGCTTGGTTTAAAGAGAGTTAGGGCTATGGAATTAATTGATACACATGTTTTTGTTTTTAAAGAGCATTGTAATTCAATGCTTTTAAAAACATTAGATTGAGTATGATCTCTTTTAACTAAATTTCAAATAACAATTAAAGAGATAATTTTGGCAACTAAATCTTCAAGTCAAAAATATTTAAGTTCTGGAGATGAATGACTTGAAGCTGAAGAAATTTTATTTAGAGCCGCAGAAAATTGAGTTTCTGCAAATAAATTGGAAATTAATTTAGTTAGAAAAGAGGGGGATGCTGCTTTTTATGGCCCAAAAATAGATTTCAATGTATTAGATTCATTAAGTCAGGAATTTACTATTTCAACCATTCAATTAGATACTCAAATGTGTAAAAAATTAGATTTCAACATTTTAGATTGCTCACAAAATCCTGTGAATCCTTGATTGATTCATATAGGATTAATAGGAACTCTTGAGAGATTTATTGCTTATTTACTAGAAGTTTGAAAAGGAAATTTACCTTTTTGACTTTTACCGACTCAAATAATTTTCCTTTTAGTCAATATTGAGACTCCAACTCAGGAGTTAAAAGATTTAATTAAAAAATTTACAGCTTATGGATTTAGAACAAAATTGGATTTAAAGCCAGAAAGACTTTCTAAAAAAATTTTGAATGCTATTTCTGATAGAATTCCTTTTCAAGTAATAATAGGTGAAAAAGAATTAAATAATTTAGAGCTTATTAATTTCAGAGAAATAGGAAAAGATAATATGCAGCAATTATCTTTTCAAGAATTTATAAAATATCTGAATCAAGAAAGTATATTTAATAAAGTTTTTTAAATTTTGCTTCCAGAAAAAATAATTGCTTTAGAAGTTGATTTTTTTCATATTAGTCAAACTTTTTCAGCTGAGGAAATTAATAAATTTATTCAAATTTTATATGAAATGAGTATTTACAATAATTTATTTTTATTTACTAATGATTCTTATAGTTTTGTACTTCAATTTTTACAAGCTTGAAATTTACCTATGGGATATATAGTTTTTAATTCTGGAGCTTGCATTTATCATTTAGCTTCTAAAAAAAAGATATTTGAAAAATTTTTATCTAAAAATGCAGTAGTAAAAATTGTAAGATTTTGCTTTTTTAGACAATTAAGTGTTATTTTGCATACTTCAAATAATTTGTCCTTTACTTTTGGAATTAATTATTTAGATATTTCCAAATATAGAGGATTGGCTTTTAAATATAAATTATTGATGTTCAGATATATTAGTTTAAAAACTTGAGGAGAAATTAAAGAAGTTTTGGATAATTATTCTATTTATAGTATTGAATTACTATTTAATGAAAGTGCAGATAAATCTATAGAAAGAAAAATGGAAATTATTACAAAGTTTTTAACTCATTTTGACTTTAAATTCAAAGTTTTTATTGTAGATTCCAAAATTTATTTTTTTTCAGAAGAGAACTCCAAGTTAGAAGTGATTAAGAAAATTACTTCAATGTCTTTAGATGAAATCAAAAGAAATTTAATTTATTTTTCTTTAAGCTTTCCAGATAGTAAATTGGCTTTAAATTCATATTTTTGATTTTCTGATACTAATTTTTCTGAATGAATTAATAAAAAAAGCGAGTTTAATAAACCAATTTATATGCCCAAAGGAAATATTGCTTGAATTGATTGATGGAGGGAAAATGAATATATTTGAAAAGATAGTTTAATGAGAATGGATTGGATTTCCAAAAAGTTAAAAAATATTGATTCAGAAAAATTAAAACAACCAATTATTGGGAATAATAATTTTTATGAATTGAATTTAAAAACAGGAATTTTGTCTCGTAAAACTTTAGAAGATAAAGAAAAAAGATGAGTTATTAAAAAAGATAATTGAAAAGAAAAATTATCTTTATCTTTATTTTTGTGACCAGATCAAATAGATAGTTTTTTAGGGACAGAACAAAAATAATATGAGAAAATATATTATGTATTATTATTTGTTATTTTTAAGTTAGTTTAATAATGGACGACAGAACTTTTAAATTAGTTGCTGAGTCTTCTAGAGAAAAACATTTAGAGTTTCTTTTAGATTATTCTAAGGCTACTGCAATTTTTTGAATAGACTCTAGCAAACTTAATCCTACTGCATTTGCAGTAGAGATTAAAAAATGTTTGCAAAAAATTAATTCTTGACAAATAGATTTATCTACATTTATAAAAGCATGCGAACCCACTTTTACTCCCTATGATATTGAGTTGTATTTAAGAAGTATAGTTAATGCTTGAACTAGAGATCCTGTTTCTTTCAAAAAAAAGAAAGATATTAATTTAAAAGCAGTTGAATTTATTGGAGTTGATAAATTAAGTCAAGAAATCAAAAATATTATTGATGGAGAGGAAGAAGTTAAAAAATGAGGAGAAATGCCTCCAAATATGTTAAGTTCTTCTACATTTGTTTATGAAATTGCAAAAATAGCTGAAAAACAAAACTTAGATTGTGAAGTTTGAGATTGAGAAGAATTAAATAGACAACAATTTAATTTAATTTGCTCTGTTGGAAGAAATAAAAAAAGCTCTTATTTAATTATTTTGAAGGAAAAGAATAGTAATATGAAAAATTTGGATAATAGAAAAAGAATTGTTTTGATAGGTAAAGGAATTTGTTTTGATACTGGTGGTTTAAGTATTAAAACTGGAAATTATATGAGAAATATGAAATTTGATATGACCGGAGCTGCTTTGGTGGCTTCAATTTTTATTACTTTAGCTAAAAATGGTTTCTCTAAAGAAAATGAAATAATTGCACTTTTACCTATTTCCGAAAATTTAGTAGGTGCCGATTCTATGAAAGTTGATAGTGTAATTACGTCTTATGGAGGTAAAAGTGTTGAAATTTCCAATACTGATGCTGAAGGAAGGTTAATTTTGGCTGATTCTATTTCTTATGCTTCTAAAAAATTGAAAGCTTCAGAAATCATTACTGTAGCAACTTTAACAGGGGCAGTTAAATATGCTTTGGGAAGTAAATATGCTGGAGTTTGAACTAGTTCTGAAGATTCTTGAAAAAAACTTGAAGAATCTTCTGCCTATTCAGGAGATTATATTTGAAGACTACCTTTGGATGAATATTATTTGGAAGAGTTGAAGAGTGAAATCAGTGATTTTAAGAATTCTGCCGCTACCAGTGCGGGAGGCGCTTCAAGGGCAGCAGCTTTTTTAGCAGCTTTCAAGGATAAAGAAAGCTTTATTCATTTTGATATAGCTAATGTTTCAAATACTGAAGGTAAAAGTAGTTTTGGTTTAGCCCCATTATTTAAAACTATTTATTTCTATTTAAATAGAAAGGTAAATCATCTTTCATAAAAATTTTTAGTTAATTAAATAGATTTTTTTCCTCCCCTTAGGGGGGGGAAGAAAGACAAAGTTGAATTGATTTAAAAGTTTATTTCCCTTGTTGAGTAAATAAAGATTCAATTTTTATTTCTTCTTCTCCGATCATTTTATTAAGCATTTTTGAACCAATTTTTAAATTGATTAATTGTTCATTCATTTTTTGAAAATTTTTCTCATCCATTAATGATGTGGAACATTCACCCGAATCATGCATGAGAACACAAACAGCTGAAAACAATAAATGTTGAAAATTATTTTTTACTTCAATATTTCTTTTAATTCTTGTTTTAGATTCTTTAATTAATTCCCATTCTTTATTATCAATCAGATTTAAATAAGGATTTTTTTCATCCAATTTTTCTTTTAAAAGTGATTGTATTTTAGTTTTATCTTTTTCTCAATCAATTTTCTTTAAAGAACTAATAATCTGTTTATTATCTTCATTATTATTTTTTCCTTGATTATTTTTATTAATATCGGAAGATTTATTGATTTTGGATATTCTATTAGTTAATTTTTCTCTCTCTTCATTTAAGTTAGAAAATTTTTCAAAATAATTTTGCAATGCTTTTCTGTCATCTACTTTTAAATGTGAATTTTCTAAATTTCGCAATTTTAGATTTTCGTACAAATGTTTATTTTTTAAGATGTCAAATTGTTTTATGGCCTCTATATTTTGTTTTCATTCTTGTATATTTTTTCTTGCTTTTTGAAAATTTTCAGAATGAGATTTTAATTCTTCCATAGCTTTCTTTAATTTTTGTTCTCTTCTATCATTAATTTTTGTTACTTTAGTTTCTTTATTGATTTCTTTATGAATTTTTTTAACCATATTTTCTGTATTTTTGTTATTCATTATTTCGGGATTTTCAATTATTTTTAATAAGTTTTCGGATTCTTTTATTTGCTTAAATGCTTCATTTTGAACATAAAAATCTTTTATATTTTCTAAATTACTATTGTTAGTTTCTGATAATTTATTATTTGAAAAATTCAATGAAGAATTTTGTTTATTATCTTTTGCAAATCAATTTCTAAAGAAAGAAGAAAATTTATTTCCTAGTTTGAATTTGGATGATGAGTAGTTACTATTTGTGAAATTAGCCGTTAAAGAAGCTACTCCACTAACTCCAATTAAAGAAAAAGCGATCAGATAAAGTTTGTGTTTTAGCTGAAACAATGATTTTTTTCGAAACTAGGGAAATTAGATTATAGACTTTTAATTCATTTGTTAAAAAATTTTTGAAGATAGGGGTAAGAATCCCCTACCCCCCCTAAGGTTTAATTTATAGTTGGTTGGATTTTTTTAAAAATATAAGTTTTTTGTATTCATATAATTAAATTTCCATTTTTATTTAAAATTGTGAATTAATTTTTGAATTATTTTTTGTTTTGGAAATTTAATTTACATATATTTGCATTAGTATTTTTAGTATTGTTACATATAGAATTTTTAAATTTTCCCTCAAAGTATTGCAAATCAATAATATTTTTCTTTAAATTTTGTAATTCTTCATAAACTTTTTCTAATTTTTGTCTCAAATTATTTAATTTTTCAATCTCTGAATTAGATTTATTTTGTAAATTTTTTATTCTATTGGCAAATTTCTCTGTTAATAAATTTAACTTAAGAATTACATCATTATTTATGTTTCTGATAGATATTAAATTAATTTCTTTAGATATCAAATTAGTTCTCAATTGTGCATTTTTATAAAACTCTTCAATTAATTCTTCTCTTTTCTTTTTTAATTTTTCTTTGATATCATTTAATGTTTTTTTAGCTTCTAAACCACTTGAATTACTTAAGTTTGAAGAAATTTGTTGTCCCCCCCCATCCGAATTAGAAATTAAACTTGTATTTTTTGGTTCTCAAGCAATTCACGATGGATTTAATTTTTCACAATTTTGTGAATTATTTTTTTCTTTTTGTTCGCTGTGTTCAATTATGCAAATAAATTTGCTTAAAAGCTCCCCTTGACTTGAAATTAATTTTTTAATTTCCAGCAATAAAGAAACTAAATTTTCTAAAAGATTCAATTCAATTAACAAATTTATTTTTTCAGTCGTTTGTTTAGATAATTCCTGAGATATTGAATCTAAATCATTTAAAGTTTTTAAATTTTCTTCATAAAAAGAAATTAATTGTTTTTCTGCTTCAAAGATGGATTGAAATGTTTTTTCAATAATTTCATCTTTAATTTTTTTAAGTTCTTGCGCTTTTTCTTTAGAGAGTTTTAAGTTTTCAAATAATGGATTTAATAAACTCAATTGTTTATTTTCTTCTTCTGAAAAATGTTCTGTATTTTTATTTTCATAGCTAGAAGAAGATTTTTGAAAAAATGTATCTAATTTTGTATTAGTCTTTAGAAAATAAGGAATTAAAAAAGTAGATAGGCCACAAGAACTTGAAAGTAAAGTTCCAATCATTACTATCTTAGAAAGTAGAAAAATTGTTGATTAAAAAATGACTTTATTTAGTTTGATTTTTTGTATCTAATAAGTTAAAAATACCTTCAGATTTTAAAAAAATATAAAATTTTACTTCCCTTATATATTTCCCTTAAATAATTTAATTAATCTAAATTGTTTAAAATTTTGTTTTTCAAATATTCCACTTAGTTTACATGCTTCCAAAATAAACCAGACAAGAATTTTAATTCCTTGAGGTCTTGCGGGGCAAGCTTTGGATTTCTTTAACTGGTCTTTTTTCTTTATTTGGAATTTCTATTACAACTCATGTATTTTCTTGAGGAGGAAATAAATCCTTAAAACCTGCTCAAACAGAAAATAATTATTTTAAAGATGCTTTACATAGCTTAAAACTTGCAGATTTTAGAAGTGATAAATTTGTTAGAACTAAAAATAGTAGTTTAGATAAAAATCATTTAGGAACTCTACAGTATGAGAGCGAAGGCTCTCATACTCCTTGATATTTTGTAACTAAAGACAATCAAATTATTAAGATAAGTCCTAGTCTTCATGGACAGAAGAAAAGAGTAATGAGAGATGGTATTTTCATTGATAAACAAAATGTTTGATTTGGAGTGAGAAATAATAATATAGAGCGGGTTTCGATAGATTCCATTAAGGATGTAAAAATTTATAAAAACTTTTTCAAAAAATTAGATAGAGAAGAATTAAAAACATTACAAAATTGATGAAATAGTAAAAGTGACAACGATAAATGTGAAATTCTAAATATAGTAATTGGTTGTCAAGAATTTAAAGAAATTTTAGGAGATAAAGAACAAAAACAGGAAATAAATAAAATATTAGAGCTTAATATTGAGCAGATTTTAACTTTGTCTCAACAATATAAAGGAAATGAAATAGCGCCATTAAAAGAAATTATAGGGCAAGATAAGGTAATGAATTTCCCAAAATTAAGTAATAATGTTGGCTCGCTTATTGGAGATCCTATAGATAAATGATTAAAAGAATATTTAAGTGGAGAGGCAAAGAGAAAGGAGGAAAGCGGCGAAATTAATCCTTTTTCTTTATTAGCAAGATTAACTATAGGGGATAATGCTTATCAAAAATGTCAATACGATAACAATGAATTAATTAAATACATATATCCTGAATGTTTTGCAGAAATAAAACACGTTAAAAATAAACATATCGGAAATCATAAAAATGAAAATCAAATCATTCCTCATGTAAAAGAAGTTATTAAGGGTGGGATTGTAAAAAAATGATTGTGATTGCCAAGTATTGTAAAATTTTCTAAAAAATTTGACAAAAAAGAAAAAAATTCTGAAAAAGAAGCAAAGCCCATTACTTGAAAAGATTTAGGAGATGCTGGAAATTATACAGCAAAAATTATTAAGGATTGGGAAAAAACAGGAAGAAGTGGAAATTTAATAGATTTAAAATGTCAATATTTAGATTGACAACTTTTAAAACTTTTTAATATATCGGGAGGAGAATCACAAGGATGTCAATTGTTATTAAAGGTTATTTTTAGTGGAAATATTGATGATAAAAGATGATGTCTTTTTGAGATAAATGGCGCTAAAAAATATA belongs to Mycoplasma parvum str. Indiana and includes:
- a CDS encoding M3 family metallopeptidase, whose amino-acid sequence is MNKKEMKNNWNLEILLENKSLEEWLKNYFEMQQNILELYKGGIFQDLEKLIKFHHLEREYDILSNRIKTYINNHQNTDQFNNKWFALEQELLHKSIPFAQQLTDFMEKAIKNKKIILTYLEDPRFFCFKRYYENIFRYQKHRLAPKLAKFELTFAPLSSSYYEVFNILSEKEFKLTGVLDQKGEEKTISVYPEYIKYMREEDRVLRKNLYHKYTEFSFSRRDSFSRLLYYHFLSANIESKNISFKKGFVDSAIYSDEISRKFLSILYKNTKKIQSEVFKFRELRKKIIMKVYNLPDFQDWDSYLELKDEGESKKYSIEEAKQIVLDSLSVLGDKYIEFLKTIFKNQWIDWLPRNGKNSGAYFSGGSYKLPGKFILLNYNEYFDDVLTLAHELGHAIHEMQIDTKDTFYYSPTIFTAEIPSILNELLMNYYFLKIFKKEGNKFKMLQIYDHLLNTFVSTAVIQLIYSEWEFLINEKIANNQSIDSEVEMDSYSELINLYTGKKITKNIEDLSWQSLSKIFLIPHFYSGEFYLYKYAVGLFTSLIFSKKILEGDENSREKSKKDYFDFLASGNSLSNLDSLKLLSISLESQESWKIISETFKTWLKEYSELAKELYGIS
- a CDS encoding aminoacyl--tRNA ligase-related protein, whose product is MSNKKEEISRDHLSCCDHRAVGRAKNLFYCAEEVGSGFYLWSSEGYKLREIIKKYINDFQREICEINLVQTPILGKAEMYQKTGHLPLYDENIFPIMEKEGNQWILRPMTCPHHILLAKEIIKSYKQLPYLMGENSCLHRYEYSGGLLGLKRVRAMELIDTHVFVFKEHCNSMLLKTLDWVWSLLTKFQITIKEIILATKSSSQKYLSSGDEWLEAEEILFRAAENWVSANKLEINLVRKEGDAAFYGPKIDFNVLDSLSQEFTISTIQLDTQMCKKLDFNILDCSQNPVNPWLIHIGLIGTLERFIAYLLEVWKGNLPFWLLPTQIIFLLVNIETPTQELKDLIKKFTAYGFRTKLDLKPERLSKKILNAISDRIPFQVIIGEKELNNLELINFREIGKDNMQQLSFQEFIKYLNQESIFNKVF
- a CDS encoding M17 family metallopeptidase, which produces MDDRTFKLVAESSREKHLEFLLDYSKATAIFWIDSSKLNPTAFAVEIKKCLQKINSWQIDLSTFIKACEPTFTPYDIELYLRSIVNAWTRDPVSFKKKKDINLKAVEFIGVDKLSQEIKNIIDGEEEVKKWGEMPPNMLSSSTFVYEIAKIAEKQNLDCEVWDWEELNRQQFNLICSVGRNKKSSYLIILKEKNSNMKNLDNRKRIVLIGKGICFDTGGLSIKTGNYMRNMKFDMTGAALVASIFITLAKNGFSKENEIIALLPISENLVGADSMKVDSVITSYGGKSVEISNTDAEGRLILADSISYASKKLKASEIITVATLTGAVKYALGSKYAGVWTSSEDSWKKLEESSAYSGDYIWRLPLDEYYLEELKSEISDFKNSAATSAGGASRAAAFLAAFKDKESFIHFDIANVSNTEGKSSFGLAPLFKTIYFYLNRKVNHLS